A region of Staphylococcus sp. IVB6181 DNA encodes the following proteins:
- a CDS encoding HAD family phosphatase has translation MKYRAVVFDFDGTIIDTEQHLYDVINEHLSAHQKAPISLDFYRQSIGGAALDLHRYLEDEIGEDATIKLYEDHHQKSKTLPMIENIRKLMDALEKAQIPMAIATSSSINNIRPALEHLNLVERVPVIVGREDVEEVKPAPDLYLTAVQQLNLNPVSCLAIEDSVNGATAAQLAGLGVIVNTNVMTEAMDFSTLDLEAMNVSAETIIERYFKS, from the coding sequence ATGAAATACAGAGCAGTTGTTTTTGATTTTGACGGTACTATTATCGATACAGAACAGCATCTATATGATGTGATTAATGAACATTTAAGTGCGCATCAAAAAGCACCGATTTCTTTAGATTTTTATCGGCAATCAATCGGTGGTGCAGCATTAGACCTGCATCGTTATTTAGAAGATGAGATTGGGGAAGATGCGACTATAAAATTGTATGAGGATCACCATCAAAAGAGCAAAACATTGCCGATGATAGAGAATATCAGAAAGTTGATGGATGCGTTAGAAAAAGCACAGATTCCTATGGCCATTGCGACCAGCAGCAGTATCAATAATATCCGACCTGCATTAGAACACTTGAATTTAGTTGAACGTGTGCCGGTAATTGTCGGCAGAGAAGATGTTGAAGAAGTCAAACCTGCACCTGACTTGTATTTAACAGCTGTACAACAGTTGAACTTGAATCCTGTCAGCTGTTTAGCGATTGAAGACTCAGTGAATGGCGCGACTGCAGCTCAACTTGCAGGCTTAGGTGTCATTGTGAATACAAATGTGATGACAGAAGCGATGGACTTTAGTACGTTAGACTTAGAAGCTATGAATGTTTCGGCTGAAACAATTATAGAACGTTATTTTAAGTCTTAA
- a CDS encoding Na+/H+ antiporter NhaC family protein: MSEERQKGNALALIPLVIFVGLFLGVGIITGDFTKMPLNIAITIAVVIALVMNRKQKFADKVEVFTKGAGHSNIILMVLIFVLAGAFSKVTEEMGGVKSTVNLGLTLIPSNLLIVGLFIICMFVSISMGTSVGTVAAIAPVGFGISEATDISAAIAMATVVGGAMFGDNLSMISDTTISAVRTQNTRMSDKFKVNFRIVLPGAIITMIILGFLTHSATVSSTKDYSFEFIKVIPYLLVLILALIGINVIIVLIGGTVLSGIIGLIDGSFNWIGFLKAASEGMIGMEDIAIIALMIGGLIGLIQHYGGITWLLNFVRSKVKSRRGAEFGIAGLVSAADISTANNTISILMAGPLAKNIADEYDIDPRKSASILDIFGSCFQGLLPYSPQVIAAAGVAGISPFRLVPYSIYPIVLGISGLIAIAFNLPRLNKSKQKAK, from the coding sequence ATGTCCGAAGAAAGACAAAAAGGGAATGCTTTGGCACTTATTCCTTTGGTTATATTCGTAGGTTTATTCTTAGGTGTCGGTATTATTACAGGCGACTTTACGAAGATGCCGTTGAATATTGCGATTACGATTGCGGTTGTTATCGCATTAGTTATGAACCGTAAACAAAAGTTTGCGGATAAAGTTGAAGTTTTCACTAAAGGTGCAGGTCATTCGAATATTATTTTAATGGTCTTGATTTTCGTTTTAGCCGGGGCATTTTCTAAAGTAACTGAGGAAATGGGCGGCGTTAAATCAACAGTTAACCTTGGGTTGACGTTAATTCCCAGCAACTTATTAATCGTAGGTTTATTTATTATTTGTATGTTCGTCTCTATTTCAATGGGGACATCAGTCGGAACTGTTGCGGCGATTGCGCCGGTTGGTTTCGGTATCAGTGAAGCCACAGATATTTCAGCAGCAATCGCAATGGCAACAGTGGTCGGCGGGGCAATGTTCGGCGATAACTTATCTATGATTTCTGATACAACTATTTCTGCAGTCCGTACACAAAATACACGGATGAGCGATAAGTTTAAAGTGAACTTCAGAATTGTCTTGCCGGGTGCGATTATCACCATGATTATTTTAGGGTTCTTAACGCACAGTGCAACGGTAAGCAGTACAAAAGATTATAGTTTCGAATTTATCAAAGTCATTCCTTACTTATTAGTATTGATATTAGCCTTAATCGGCATTAATGTCATTATCGTACTGATAGGCGGAACTGTCTTGTCAGGCATTATCGGCTTGATTGATGGTTCGTTTAATTGGATTGGATTCTTAAAAGCAGCATCAGAAGGTATGATCGGTATGGAAGATATCGCAATCATCGCTTTAATGATCGGCGGCTTAATCGGCTTGATTCAACACTATGGCGGTATCACTTGGCTTCTGAATTTTGTCCGCAGCAAAGTGAAATCAAGACGCGGGGCAGAATTCGGTATTGCTGGTTTAGTCAGCGCTGCTGATATTTCAACTGCGAATAATACGATTTCTATCTTAATGGCAGGGCCATTAGCGAAGAACATTGCGGATGAATATGATATTGACCCAAGAAAATCTGCTAGTATCTTAGATATCTTCGGCAGTTGTTTCCAAGGGTTGCTGCCGTATAGCCCGCAAGTGATTGCAGCAGCTGGTGTCGCAGGTATTTCACCGTTTAGGCTGGTTCCTTATTCGATTTATCCGATTGTCTTAGGTATCAGCGGTCTGATTGCGATTGCCTTTAACTTGCCGAGACTTAACAAAAGCAAGCAAAAAGCGAAATAA
- a CDS encoding SRPBCC domain-containing protein, whose product MARYNIENDVVVISLERLMRIQPELIYQAWTDADIMKRWFMTSNRSNQSIDLIPEEGRRYEIVDERNGKKNRVTGVFQELEAPSRIVMTIGMPELSDKEDTIEVEIFEREPGSDMTQMNFRYTAVVPKERRWTTLEYKQQKKEYHDATAHGFENMFIKLQEILKEIQENQEEF is encoded by the coding sequence GTGGCAAGATATAACATTGAAAACGACGTAGTAGTCATATCATTGGAACGTTTAATGCGTATTCAACCTGAGTTGATTTATCAAGCTTGGACGGATGCTGATATTATGAAACGCTGGTTTATGACTTCTAACCGTTCAAATCAATCAATTGATTTGATTCCTGAAGAAGGCAGACGTTATGAAATTGTAGATGAACGTAACGGCAAAAAGAACAGAGTGACAGGTGTCTTCCAAGAATTAGAAGCACCAAGCCGTATTGTCATGACAATCGGTATGCCTGAATTGAGCGATAAAGAAGATACGATAGAAGTAGAAATCTTCGAACGCGAACCAGGTTCGGATATGACACAAATGAATTTCCGATATACTGCTGTTGTTCCGAAAGAAAGAAGATGGACAACTTTGGAATATAAACAGCAAAAGAAAGAATATCATGATGCGACTGCACATGGTTTTGAAAACATGTTCATTAAACTACAAGAAATTTTAAAAGAGATACAAGAAAACCAAGAAGAATTCTAA
- a CDS encoding flavin reductase family protein — MKHFNPKDLTQRENYKLLSGSVLPRPIAFVTSQDKDGNLNAAPFSFFNVVSSQPPMIMISTGRTNGVRKDTAQNIIDTGEFVVHISELSMIEGINSTAAPIDRTENELERTDFKTIPSQVVNVPSIEGASITFECKLDRVIELGNDEVGNDLILGEVVQYHIADEVYIEPHKIDVKALHPVGRLAGNDYVRLGEEFVLERPTE, encoded by the coding sequence ATGAAACATTTTAATCCGAAAGATTTAACGCAAAGAGAAAATTATAAATTATTAAGCGGCAGTGTTTTGCCGAGACCAATCGCATTTGTGACATCCCAAGATAAAGACGGCAATTTAAATGCGGCACCTTTTAGTTTCTTTAATGTGGTAAGCAGCCAACCGCCGATGATTATGATTTCGACAGGCCGTACTAATGGTGTACGCAAAGATACAGCGCAAAATATCATTGATACCGGAGAATTTGTAGTACATATCTCTGAACTGTCAATGATTGAAGGGATTAACAGTACTGCAGCACCGATTGACCGTACAGAAAACGAATTAGAGCGTACAGACTTTAAAACGATTCCTTCGCAAGTAGTAAATGTACCGAGTATCGAAGGTGCAAGTATTACGTTTGAATGCAAATTAGATCGTGTAATTGAACTAGGCAATGATGAAGTCGGCAACGATTTGATTTTAGGCGAAGTTGTACAATATCATATCGCAGACGAAGTCTATATCGAGCCGCATAAAATTGATGTCAAAGCCTTGCATCCTGTCGGTCGTCTTGCAGGTAATGATTATGTGAGACTTGGCGAAGAATTTGTATTAGAGCGCCCAACAGAATAA
- a CDS encoding SDR family oxidoreductase, translating into MAPQDPRKKFSDEDFPKQEQEWPGLQADMEPKPDCGETSYKGHGRLEGIKALVTGGDSAIGRAVAIAYAREGASVVINYHPKEEQDAQEVKKVIEDTGGTVYLKPGDLSNESFNYELVEYANEQLGGLDNVTLVAGHQQYHEGFENFKTEDFTQTFTTNVYSLFWTVQKALDYLKPGATITTTTSIQGYDPNPVLHDYAATKAAIISLTKSLAKELIDKGIRVNSVAPGPFWSPLQISGGQPQSKIPEFGQSSLMGRCGQPVELASTYVLLASDESSYTTGQVYGVTGGKQIN; encoded by the coding sequence ATGGCACCACAAGATCCGCGCAAGAAATTCTCAGATGAAGATTTTCCAAAGCAAGAACAAGAGTGGCCAGGTCTTCAAGCAGATATGGAACCAAAACCTGATTGCGGCGAAACTTCTTATAAAGGACACGGCCGCTTAGAAGGTATCAAAGCACTTGTGACTGGCGGAGATTCAGCAATCGGCCGTGCTGTCGCAATTGCTTATGCACGTGAAGGTGCGTCAGTGGTGATTAACTATCATCCGAAAGAAGAACAAGACGCACAAGAAGTTAAAAAAGTAATTGAAGATACTGGCGGTACAGTTTATCTGAAACCAGGAGATCTTTCAAACGAGTCTTTCAACTATGAATTAGTCGAATATGCGAATGAACAACTCGGCGGTTTAGATAATGTGACACTTGTAGCTGGACATCAGCAATATCACGAAGGCTTCGAAAACTTCAAAACAGAAGATTTCACACAAACCTTTACAACAAATGTGTACTCATTATTCTGGACAGTACAAAAAGCACTGGATTATTTAAAACCAGGCGCAACTATTACGACAACAACATCTATTCAAGGTTATGATCCAAATCCAGTATTGCATGATTATGCGGCTACAAAAGCAGCCATTATTTCATTGACGAAAAGTCTTGCTAAAGAATTAATTGATAAAGGTATCCGTGTCAATTCAGTAGCACCTGGACCATTCTGGTCACCATTACAAATTTCAGGCGGACAACCGCAAAGCAAAATTCCAGAGTTCGGTCAAAGTTCATTGATGGGACGCTGCGGACAACCAGTTGAACTTGCAAGCACCTATGTCTTGCTTGCATCAGATGAATCTAGTTATACAACAGGCCAAGTCTATGGTGTAACTGGCGGTAAACAAATCAACTGA
- a CDS encoding formate/nitrite transporter family protein, with translation MNSEKYIRWDNVFYGRKWVKEVVKTIQTKDVLQATYFKRYLLRAMMAGFIISIISVFVLAIKAGFVQEVHTGEINTGIINIVGSVAFSFALVLILFTNSELLTSNFMYFTVGLYYKVISPWRAFQIFMLCFIGNMLGALVFFIILRFSDVVTPEMMKQLEVILHHKTLTASPTELLAKAIFANFFINISLVIAMQIEDILAKMFVMMFGVAIFAFMGYEHVVYNACLFIGGAIYQSDVLHFWPAVINIVAAFIGNYIGGGLIIGLFYAYLNDHKQFKDEL, from the coding sequence ATGAACAGTGAAAAGTATATCCGTTGGGATAATGTATTTTACGGACGCAAGTGGGTTAAAGAAGTTGTAAAAACAATCCAAACTAAAGACGTCTTACAAGCTACATATTTTAAGCGGTATTTATTACGTGCCATGATGGCCGGTTTTATCATCAGTATTATCTCAGTATTTGTGTTAGCAATTAAAGCAGGGTTTGTACAAGAAGTACATACAGGAGAAATCAATACAGGCATTATCAATATTGTCGGATCGGTTGCCTTCAGTTTTGCCTTAGTCCTGATTCTCTTTACCAACTCAGAGCTTTTGACAAGTAACTTTATGTATTTCACAGTTGGTCTTTATTACAAAGTAATCAGTCCTTGGCGTGCATTCCAAATCTTCATGCTGTGCTTTATCGGTAATATGTTGGGTGCCTTAGTATTCTTTATCATCTTGCGTTTCAGTGACGTCGTCACACCGGAAATGATGAAACAGCTTGAAGTCATCTTGCATCATAAAACATTGACAGCAAGTCCGACTGAATTACTTGCTAAAGCTATCTTTGCTAACTTCTTCATCAATATCTCATTAGTTATTGCGATGCAGATTGAAGATATCTTAGCTAAAATGTTCGTTATGATGTTCGGTGTTGCTATCTTCGCATTCATGGGATACGAACACGTTGTTTATAATGCTTGCTTATTCATCGGCGGTGCAATCTATCAATCAGATGTATTGCATTTCTGGCCTGCAGTTATCAACATTGTCGCAGCCTTTATCGGCAACTATATCGGCGGCGGATTGATCATCGGTTTATTCTACGCTTACCTGAATGATCATAAGCAATTCAAAGACGAACTCTAA
- the glpT gene encoding glycerol-3-phosphate transporter — MFNFLKPPKPIAPLSKDQVDPTYKELRLKVFLGIFIGYAGYYLLRKNFSLAMPDLIEQGFSKGQLGIALSAVSIAYGFSKFVMGTVSDRSNARMFLTLGLILTAIVNLLLGFVPFFTSSILIMFIMLFLNGWFQGMGWPPSGRILVHWFSVSERGSKTAIWNVAHNVGGGLMAPIATWGISMTALYNFGYLKGFEGVFIYPALLAIIIAIISYVLIRDTPQSEGLPSIEAYRNDYPTASRTTLETELTTKEILFNYVLNNKWIWAIAFANIFVYFVRYGVLDWAPVYLSEEKHFDLKASGWAYFLYEWAGIPGTLLCGWISDKVFKGRRGPAGFFFMLGVTIFVLIYWLNPAGNPWVDNLSLVAIGFLIYGPVMLIGLQALDYVPKKAAGTAAGLTGLFGYLFGAVMANIVLGFVVDHFGWDVGFILLTGISLLAMLSFILTWNKRGQETV; from the coding sequence ATGTTTAACTTTTTAAAACCGCCGAAACCGATTGCTCCGCTTTCAAAAGACCAAGTCGATCCTACATACAAGGAACTTCGTCTTAAAGTATTTTTAGGAATCTTTATCGGTTATGCGGGGTATTATCTTTTACGCAAGAACTTCTCGCTTGCGATGCCGGATTTGATTGAACAAGGCTTCAGCAAAGGACAATTAGGTATTGCGTTATCAGCAGTTTCTATTGCCTACGGCTTCAGCAAGTTTGTTATGGGAACTGTCAGCGACCGCAGTAATGCGCGCATGTTTTTAACTTTGGGACTGATTTTAACAGCTATCGTCAACTTATTGCTTGGTTTCGTACCATTCTTTACTTCCAGCATTTTGATTATGTTCATCATGCTGTTCTTAAACGGCTGGTTCCAAGGCATGGGTTGGCCGCCATCTGGTCGAATATTAGTCCATTGGTTCAGTGTCAGCGAACGGGGAAGCAAAACTGCTATTTGGAACGTTGCCCATAACGTCGGCGGCGGTTTGATGGCTCCGATTGCGACTTGGGGTATTTCAATGACCGCTTTATATAACTTCGGTTACCTCAAAGGATTCGAAGGCGTCTTCATTTATCCCGCACTTTTAGCGATTATCATTGCGATTATTTCTTATGTATTGATTCGCGATACACCTCAATCTGAAGGTCTGCCTTCAATTGAAGCGTACCGCAATGACTATCCAACAGCATCAAGAACAACCCTCGAGACAGAATTAACTACAAAAGAAATCCTCTTCAACTATGTCCTCAACAACAAATGGATTTGGGCCATTGCATTTGCGAATATCTTTGTCTACTTCGTGAGATACGGTGTATTAGACTGGGCACCTGTCTATTTAAGCGAAGAAAAGCACTTTGATTTGAAAGCATCTGGTTGGGCTTACTTCTTGTATGAATGGGCAGGTATCCCAGGTACATTGCTTTGCGGATGGATTTCCGACAAAGTCTTTAAAGGCCGCCGCGGTCCTGCAGGCTTCTTCTTCATGCTAGGCGTAACAATTTTCGTTCTGATTTATTGGCTCAACCCGGCAGGCAATCCATGGGTAGATAATTTATCACTCGTAGCGATTGGTTTCTTAATTTACGGTCCGGTAATGTTGATCGGTCTGCAAGCATTAGACTATGTTCCGAAAAAAGCAGCCGGCACTGCAGCAGGTTTAACTGGTTTATTCGGTTATTTATTCGGAGCGGTGATGGCCAACATTGTACTCGGCTTTGTAGTAGATCACTTCGGATGGGATGTCGGCTTCATTTTATTGACTGGTATTAGTTTGCTGGCAATGCTCAGCTTCATCTTAACTTGGAATAAACGGGGGCAAGAAACAGTATAA